The following coding sequences are from one Panicum hallii strain FIL2 chromosome 5, PHallii_v3.1, whole genome shotgun sequence window:
- the LOC112894201 gene encoding probable 1-acyl-sn-glycerol-3-phosphate acyltransferase 5 isoform X1 has product MNGSNGSQEHHVSGEEEGVHHVSRPILNHGPKHRPLTPMRRCRGVACVAIILSTAFLLIVYLAPITTFVVRLFSVHYSRKATSILFGIWLSLWPFLFEKINKTKVVFSGENVTPKRRVLLFANHRTEVDWMYLWDLALRKGYLGYIKYILKSSLMKLPIFSWAFHIFEFIPVERKWEIDEAIIQNKLSKFKNPRDPIWLAVFPEGTDYTEKKCIKSQEYASEHGLPKLEHVLLPKTKGFICCLQQLRSSLDAVYDVTIAYKHRLPDFLDNVYGVDPSEVHIHIKTVQLSDIPTSEDEITEWMIERFRQKDQLLSDFVAKGHFPDEGTEGDLSTPKCLANFFTIVGLTGICLYLTLCSSVWFKVYVVASCAYLSFVTYYSILPPQLVGSPEGAKKAV; this is encoded by the exons ATGAATGGCTCAAATGgttcccaagagcatcatgtcagtggagaggaggagggagtgCATCATGTTAGCCGGCCCATTCTGAACCATGGACCAAAGCACCGTCCATTGACCCCCATGAGGCGTTGCCGTGGTGTAGCATGTGTAGCGATTATACTGTCAACAGCATTCTTATTGATAGTCTACTTGGCCCCTATTACTACTTTTGTTGTGCGGCTGTTCAGCGTGCATTACAGCCGAAAGGCGACTTCCATTCTGTTTGGAATTTGGTTATCTTTATGGCCATTCTTGTTCGAGAAGATAAACAAAACCAAGGTTGTCTTCTCTGGTGAAAACGTGACTCCAAAAAGGCGTGTATTGTTATTTGCTAACCACAGGACTGAAGTTGACTGGATGTACTTGTGGGATCTTGCACTGAGGAAAGGCTATTTAGGATATATCAAGTACATACTTAAGAGCAGCTTGATGAAGTTACCTATTTTTAGCTGGGCATTTCACATTTTTGAGTTTATCCCGGTAGAACGGAAATGGGAGATTGATGAAGCAATTATCCAGAACAAATTATCAAAATTTAAGAACCCCAGAGATCCTATCTGGTTGGCGGTTTTTCCTGAAGGCACAGATTATAC TGAGAAGAAATGCATCAAGAGCCAAGAGTACGCTTCAGAGCATGGTTTGCCTAAGCTAGAACATGTCCTCCTACCAAAGACAAAGGGGTTCATTTGTTGCTTGCAACAGCTGAGGAGTTCCTTAGATGCAG TTTATGATGTCACAATCGCATACAAGCATCGACTGCCAGATTTTCTGGACAATGTATATGGCGTTGATCCCTCTGAAGTCCACATCCACATCAAGACGGTTCAGCTCTCTGACATCCCCACATCAGAGGACGAAATAACTGAATGGATGATAGAGAGGTTCAGGCAGAAGGACCAGCTCCTGTCAGATTTTGTCGCGAAGGGCCACTTCCCTGACGAAGGAACTGAAGGAGATCTATCCACGCCGAAGTGCCTAGCAAACTTTTTCACCATAGTCGGCTTGACGGGCATCTGCCTGTACCTAACTCTTTGCTCGTCTGTGTGGTTCAAGGTATATGTCGTAGCAAGCTGCGCTTACCTCTCCTTTGTTACCTATTACTCCATACTACCACCACAACTGGTAGGTTCGCCGGAGGGTGCCAAAAAGGCTGTGTAG